A part of Ursus arctos isolate Adak ecotype North America chromosome X, UrsArc2.0, whole genome shotgun sequence genomic DNA contains:
- the LOC125281157 gene encoding melanoma-associated antigen 4-like → MSLGRRSELWQLEEDPVPAQSLVEAQLSGAGEEGATAWGQPHHGSSSPDEEGSSGWEEPEEAQPLLQDTLQGKAADLVAFLVLKYLTQQRTSQAEMLEVVGNDYQDAFPVIFGQASECMRLVFGVDVKEVDPSDHSYVLVTVLGLTCGGLPSGEQGMPKTGLLVVLLGVIVLEGDCAPEEKVWEVLGVMGVYASREHVIYGEPRELLTNVWVQEGYVEYRQVPGSDPARYEFLWGPRAYVETSKFQVLEYLLRVSRGQQPSSLALCEESVSDEEEGA, encoded by the exons ATGTCCCTGGGTCGGAGGAGTGAGCTCTGGCAGCTGGAGGAAGACCCAGTCCCGGCCCAGAGCCTGGTGGAGGCACAGCTgtccggggctggggaggaggggg CCACTGCATGGGGCCAGCCCCACCATGGCTCCAGCAGCCCAGATGAGGAGGGGTCGAGCGGCTGGGAGGAGCCCGAGgaagcccagcccctgctccaggaCACACTCCAGGGGAAGGCTGCTGACCTGGTGGCGTTCCTGGTGCTCAAGTATCTCACCCAGCAGCGCACCAGCCAGGCAGAGATGCTGGAGGTGGTCGGCAACGACTACCAGGACGCCTTCCCCGTGATCTTCGGCCAAGCGTCCGAGTGCATGCGGCTGGTCTTTGGCGTGGATGTGAAGGAGGTGGACCCCAGCGACCACTCCTACGTCCTGGTCACCGTCCTGGGCCTCACCTGCGGTGGGTTGCCGAGTGGTGAGCAGGGCATGCCCAAGACCGGCCTCCTGGTGGTGCTCTTGGGGGTGATCGTCCTGGAGGGCGACTGTGCCCCGGAGGAGAAGGTGTGGGAAGTGCTGGGGGTCATGGGGGTGTACGCCAGCAGGGAGCACGTCATCTACGGGGAGCCCAGGGAGCTCCTCACCAATGTCTGGGTGCAGGAAGGGTACGTGGAGTACCGGCAGGTGCCCGGCAGCGACCCTGCCCGCTACGAGTTCCTGTGGGGTCCCAGGGCCTATGTTGAAACAAGCAAGTTCCAAGTGCTGGAGTATTTGCTGCGGGTCAGTCGCGGGCAGCAGCCTTCGTCCCTGGCCCTGTGTGAAGAGTCTGTGAGCGATGAGGAAGAAGGGGCCTGA